Proteins from one Pelotomaculum isophthalicicum JI genomic window:
- the thiL gene encoding thiamine-phosphate kinase has product MSISDLGEFGLIDILTRGFTYGTGVIKGVGDDTAVLAVNGDKWLLFTTDMMVEGIHFSLDYCTPGQVGGKLLAVNVSDIAAMGGRPTHALISAAIPPQLNTSVMNELYQGLKEAAQEYGVNLVGGDTVSNRERLVLNLALLGEVEVGKAVYRDGARPGDSIYVTGTLGASAAGLYLYQNPDSQCSPRSVDYCRLAHAVPKPRLDAGSFLASYGVTAMNDISDGLASEMHEICKSSGVGCLIRETCLPVDPRVREVAACAGLDPVNWALFGGEDFELVFTISPDAQEKMKSAASAAGIEVYHVGVITRLSEVVLEKDDGAVVPLRRGGYDHFSK; this is encoded by the coding sequence ATGAGTATATCTGATTTGGGTGAATTCGGATTAATTGATATATTAACTCGCGGTTTCACTTATGGAACGGGAGTTATCAAAGGAGTGGGCGACGACACCGCCGTGCTTGCAGTGAACGGGGATAAATGGCTCCTGTTTACTACAGATATGATGGTGGAAGGAATACATTTTTCTTTGGATTACTGTACACCAGGACAAGTAGGCGGGAAGTTGCTGGCGGTGAATGTCAGCGATATCGCCGCTATGGGGGGCCGCCCAACTCATGCGCTGATATCTGCGGCTATACCTCCCCAATTGAATACGTCAGTAATGAATGAACTATACCAGGGTCTAAAGGAGGCTGCCCAGGAATACGGGGTCAACCTCGTTGGGGGAGATACGGTGAGCAACCGTGAGCGCCTGGTGCTTAATTTAGCCTTGCTTGGCGAAGTTGAGGTGGGAAAGGCGGTGTATCGCGACGGCGCGCGTCCTGGGGATTCTATCTATGTTACCGGCACACTGGGTGCCTCCGCGGCAGGCCTTTACCTGTATCAAAACCCTGATTCGCAGTGTTCGCCGCGATCAGTTGATTATTGTCGGCTGGCGCACGCCGTTCCCAAGCCCAGGTTGGACGCGGGCAGTTTTCTGGCCTCTTATGGTGTCACTGCGATGAACGACATCAGTGACGGTCTTGCCAGTGAAATGCATGAAATATGTAAATCCAGTGGTGTTGGTTGTTTAATCAGGGAAACTTGCCTGCCGGTTGACCCACGTGTTAGGGAAGTAGCCGCTTGCGCAGGGCTTGACCCGGTTAATTGGGCTCTTTTCGGCGGTGAAGATTTTGAGCTGGTTTTTACAATTAGCCCGGATGCTCAGGAGAAAATGAAAAGTGCTGCAAGTGCGGCGGGAATTGAAGTATACCATGTAGGTGTAATAACCAGATTATCTGAAGTCGTTCTGGAAAAAGACGACGGTGCGGTTGTTCCACTGCGGCGTGGCGGTTATGATCATTTTTCTAAATAA
- the thiH gene encoding 2-iminoacetate synthase ThiH, translating to MSFYIARKNYEEFDFNGFFKCVSDEDVERVLEKNRLTEIDYLTLLSPRAEGHLEKMAQKAHRLTVQHFGKVMLLYTPLYLANYCVNHCIYCGFRVHSGLERKKLSLDEVEAEAEMIAATGLKHILILTGESRKKSPVKYIRECIEVLKKYFTSISIEIYPLEEQEYAELISAGVDGLTIYQEAYNEKVYAEIHPAGPKRNYRYRLEAPERACRAGIRTVNVGALLGLHEWRSEAFFAGLHANYLQRLYPAVEVSISPPRIRPYPGEFQTFVTVNDKNLVQYVLAYRLFMPRGGVTISTRERAELREHLVKLGATKMSAGSCTAVGGRSNTQSTGQFEISDRRSVAEMAGMLYAQGYQPVYKDWQVV from the coding sequence ATGAGTTTTTATATCGCGCGCAAGAATTATGAAGAGTTTGATTTTAATGGATTTTTCAAGTGTGTCAGTGATGAGGACGTGGAAAGAGTACTAGAGAAGAACCGTCTGACTGAAATAGATTACCTTACATTGTTATCCCCCAGGGCTGAGGGTCATTTGGAAAAAATGGCCCAAAAGGCCCACAGACTAACAGTGCAGCATTTCGGGAAGGTGATGCTGCTCTATACTCCGCTATACCTGGCCAACTATTGTGTCAACCATTGTATTTACTGTGGTTTCCGGGTGCACAGCGGGCTGGAAAGAAAAAAGCTCTCCCTCGACGAAGTAGAGGCGGAAGCTGAAATGATTGCCGCGACCGGACTGAAGCACATCCTCATCCTCACCGGTGAATCGAGGAAAAAGTCGCCGGTTAAGTATATCCGGGAATGCATTGAAGTCCTGAAGAAATACTTTACCTCTATCAGCATAGAAATATATCCGCTGGAGGAACAAGAATATGCTGAGCTGATTTCCGCCGGGGTGGATGGGCTAACCATTTACCAGGAAGCATATAATGAGAAAGTTTACGCGGAAATCCACCCGGCCGGGCCAAAACGGAACTACCGCTACAGGCTGGAAGCTCCTGAGCGGGCCTGCCGGGCCGGGATCAGAACGGTTAATGTCGGGGCGCTTTTAGGGCTGCACGAATGGCGTTCGGAGGCTTTTTTTGCCGGCCTGCACGCCAACTATTTGCAAAGACTGTATCCTGCCGTGGAAGTAAGCATCTCGCCGCCGCGCATCAGGCCATACCCTGGTGAGTTCCAGACTTTCGTCACGGTAAACGACAAAAACTTGGTCCAGTATGTGCTGGCTTACAGATTATTTATGCCTAGAGGCGGAGTTACCATATCCACAAGAGAACGCGCGGAATTGCGCGAACATCTGGTCAAACTGGGCGCCACGAAAATGTCCGCCGGTTCCTGTACGGCGGTGGGCGGCCGTTCCAACACCCAATCCACCGGTCAGTTTGAAATATCGGACAGGCGCAGTGTCGCCGAGATGGCAGGCATGTTGTATGCTCAAGGCTATCAGCCGGTGTACAAAGACTGGCAGGTGGTTTAA
- a CDS encoding nucleoside recognition domain-containing protein, protein MVNLVWLGMIILGILVAGINGNIEIVTKAALDSANDAVKISISLIAIMTFWLGIMKLAEEAGLIRMLARLVRPVMRFLFPSVPKDHPAMGAIVMNLSANILGLGNAATPMGLIAMRELQKLNRGREDTASEAMCTFLALNTSCVTLIPTTIIGIRLLYGSADPTDIVGPTIMATAFSMVVAVFVDRLLRFIYTDRRG, encoded by the coding sequence GTGGTAAATCTTGTCTGGCTTGGTATGATAATCTTGGGGATTTTAGTGGCCGGAATAAATGGCAATATTGAAATAGTAACCAAGGCCGCCTTGGACAGCGCCAACGATGCTGTTAAAATATCGATCAGTCTTATCGCTATAATGACATTTTGGCTGGGGATTATGAAGCTGGCCGAAGAGGCCGGGCTAATCCGTATGCTGGCCCGGCTGGTACGGCCGGTAATGCGGTTTCTATTTCCCAGCGTGCCGAAAGACCATCCGGCCATGGGCGCCATCGTCATGAATCTGAGCGCCAATATCCTTGGTCTTGGCAATGCGGCGACACCTATGGGTTTAATTGCCATGCGGGAGCTTCAAAAACTAAACCGCGGCCGGGAAGACACCGCTTCCGAAGCGATGTGCACTTTTCTGGCCCTGAATACTTCCTGTGTCACGCTCATTCCCACCACAATCATTGGCATTCGTCTTTTGTATGGTTCGGCGGACCCGACAGATATTGTCGGGCCGACAATTATGGCAACGGCATTCAGTATGGTAGTGGCGGTTTTTGTTGACCGTCTGCTGCGGTTCATTTACACGGACAGAAGGGGATAG
- the thiC gene encoding phosphomethylpyrimidine synthase ThiC → MDYATQMDAARKGIITNEMAAVAHKEHVEVSTLRDLVAAGKVVIPANKNHASLDPCGIGQGLKTKINVNLGVSNDCCDMEAELEKVRRAIELRADAIMDLSCYGKTAEFRRRLIDVSPAAVGTVPVYDAVNLFDKELEEISAEEFLAVVEQHAKDGVDFMTIHAGLNMEAAARFEKNKRLTNIVSRGGSLLYAWMKLNNRENPFYEYYDGLLDICRSYDVTLSLGDACRPGSLMDATDAAQVQELIVLGELTKAAWEKDVQVMIEGPGHMALNEILPNMLLEKKLCHGAPFYVLGPLVTDIAPGYDHITSAIGGAIAAAAGADFLCYVTPAEHLRLPTLDDMKEGIIASRIAAHAADIAKGIPGARMWDDAMSTARRNLDWERMFELAIDPEKARLYRVESQPEEKDTCTMCGKMCAVKNMNKIINGIII, encoded by the coding sequence ATGGATTATGCAACTCAAATGGATGCCGCCCGGAAAGGAATCATTACAAATGAAATGGCGGCGGTTGCCCACAAAGAGCACGTGGAGGTTTCAACCTTGCGCGATCTGGTTGCCGCGGGCAAAGTAGTCATACCGGCCAATAAAAACCATGCTTCCCTTGACCCGTGCGGTATCGGCCAGGGCCTTAAGACCAAGATTAACGTGAATCTCGGCGTATCAAATGATTGCTGCGATATGGAAGCCGAACTGGAAAAAGTGAGGCGGGCAATAGAACTACGCGCCGATGCTATTATGGACCTTAGCTGCTATGGAAAAACGGCGGAATTCAGGCGCAGGCTTATTGATGTTTCGCCGGCCGCCGTCGGTACGGTGCCGGTATACGACGCTGTAAATTTATTTGACAAAGAATTGGAAGAGATCTCTGCCGAAGAATTCCTGGCCGTGGTTGAACAGCACGCCAAAGACGGCGTGGATTTTATGACCATCCACGCCGGGCTAAACATGGAAGCCGCCGCGAGATTCGAGAAAAACAAAAGACTAACCAATATTGTCTCCCGGGGGGGCTCGCTTCTCTACGCCTGGATGAAATTGAACAATCGTGAAAACCCCTTTTATGAGTATTACGATGGCTTGCTGGATATATGCCGGAGTTATGATGTGACGCTCAGTCTGGGCGACGCTTGCCGGCCGGGCAGTCTGATGGACGCGACCGACGCTGCCCAGGTTCAGGAATTAATTGTGCTTGGTGAACTGACCAAAGCGGCCTGGGAAAAAGATGTCCAGGTAATGATCGAAGGTCCGGGGCATATGGCGTTAAACGAAATTCTGCCGAATATGCTTCTGGAAAAGAAATTGTGCCACGGCGCGCCGTTTTATGTGCTGGGGCCGCTGGTAACAGACATAGCTCCAGGCTACGACCACATTACCAGCGCCATTGGCGGGGCCATCGCCGCCGCCGCCGGCGCGGACTTCCTTTGTTATGTGACCCCGGCGGAGCACCTGCGACTGCCCACACTTGATGATATGAAGGAAGGTATAATCGCCTCCCGGATTGCCGCTCATGCAGCCGATATAGCCAAAGGAATTCCAGGGGCGCGAATGTGGGATGACGCTATGAGCACGGCCAGGCGCAACCTTGACTGGGAGCGGATGTTTGAACTTGCCATTGACCCTGAAAAGGCCAGGCTTTACCGGGTTGAATCGCAGCCGGAGGAAAAGGACACTTGCACCATGTGCGGCAAGATGTGCGCCGTTAAAAACATGAACAAAATAATTAACGGTATAATTATTTAG
- a CDS encoding amino acid permease produces MHRVIYLLNVNKNELSLVNVIMIALGGVIGAGIFVASGIPINIAGPGAVLAYIAGALVVIPIMLYTSEMAAAKPSSGGFSVYAHEYLGPMMGFVTGWMYWSSGILSMATEVTAAALVTHWWFPSWPLWIFSLIYSLLITILNFMDIRGFSKVEGLLAQIKVIALLLFIVLGLLFIKGWWPGVLATGTVNYFQWGGFLPGGWIGVYSSMLLVIFSYAGMAVIGMISTQVRNPGKTLWRAVMASGLTAMILYAGTILVITGIMPWQTVPTDSSPVVAVLQKLGVTFAGSLLNAIVLIAVLSCMNTSMFGVSRMLQSLAARNEAPHFLLKIDNKGRSIPAITITSSFLGLAILLAYVLPHKVFIYVASASGFIALFNWTITTLTYLRFKRHSPKIKQPFVLWGYPFLPYLSLFLLFLTVASIPLVTQQLPSMITGIVLVFLYSGIYMVFIKK; encoded by the coding sequence ATGCACAGAGTTATTTATTTGTTAAATGTCAATAAAAACGAACTAAGTTTGGTAAACGTTATTATGATCGCCTTAGGAGGTGTCATTGGCGCAGGGATTTTCGTAGCCAGCGGAATCCCCATTAATATAGCCGGTCCCGGAGCAGTTCTGGCGTATATCGCCGGTGCTTTGGTAGTAATCCCGATCATGTTATATACTTCTGAGATGGCTGCCGCGAAACCCTCCAGCGGTGGCTTTAGCGTTTACGCTCATGAATACCTGGGTCCTATGATGGGATTTGTTACCGGGTGGATGTACTGGTCCTCTGGAATATTAAGCATGGCTACCGAAGTAACGGCGGCCGCCCTGGTCACTCACTGGTGGTTTCCCTCCTGGCCTTTATGGATTTTTAGCCTAATTTATTCCTTGTTAATAACAATCCTCAATTTCATGGACATACGAGGTTTTAGCAAGGTAGAAGGTTTGCTTGCCCAAATCAAAGTAATTGCGTTGCTCCTGTTCATTGTTCTGGGGTTGTTATTTATAAAGGGGTGGTGGCCCGGAGTTCTTGCAACCGGTACAGTCAACTATTTTCAATGGGGCGGTTTTTTACCCGGGGGCTGGATTGGAGTCTATTCTTCCATGCTGCTGGTGATATTTTCCTACGCGGGGATGGCTGTTATCGGTATGATTTCCACCCAGGTCCGTAATCCCGGCAAAACTTTATGGCGGGCGGTAATGGCAAGCGGGCTGACCGCCATGATTTTATATGCCGGAACCATTCTGGTGATAACCGGAATCATGCCATGGCAAACGGTACCCACCGACTCCAGTCCGGTGGTGGCGGTATTGCAAAAACTGGGGGTCACTTTTGCCGGCAGCTTGTTAAATGCTATTGTCCTTATCGCCGTCCTGTCCTGCATGAACACATCCATGTTCGGAGTGTCCAGAATGCTGCAATCTTTAGCCGCACGTAATGAAGCGCCCCATTTTCTATTAAAAATTGACAATAAAGGCAGGTCTATTCCTGCTATAACCATAACCAGTTCATTCTTAGGGTTAGCGATTTTACTGGCTTATGTTTTGCCTCATAAAGTGTTCATTTACGTAGCGAGCGCAAGCGGGTTTATTGCCTTGTTCAACTGGACGATTACCACTTTAACCTATCTGCGCTTTAAGAGACATTCCCCTAAAATCAAACAGCCGTTTGTATTATGGGGTTACCCTTTTCTCCCTTATTTATCATTGTTCTTATTGTTTCTCACTGTGGCGTCTATTCCTTTGGTGACACAGCAATTGCCAAGCATGATCACCGGCATTGTATTGGTATTTCTTTATAGCGGAATCTACATGGTTTTCATTAAAAAATAA
- a CDS encoding VanW family protein, whose amino-acid sequence MKRCGLIILMCLSLLFISIGMASAAPKNQAVFVANSQGYMLNGSVFQMDAAPFTVQDRVLVPLRYLAYALELDEKNVIWDPYGKSVELRTADKKIKLVVNSYTLLVNEKSYKMDVAPVLKDNQVFLPAKWVAEELGYSIGWDERMQALLIGAPENLPDPKSIPLKIIPLNIRPCELSESDLCLNQKISFSSILFYGEYANVYNAGVAANYVNGYVLNPEQEFSFNEVVGERTTQKGFITGYDILDNLTVGGGVCRTSTVLYQVATDAGLTILERHPHYLPVHYTPLGTDASVSYGTMDLRFVNNLPNPIIIYSGLNEEENGRRLWAELCERKILKKIDVAVLIKEPGSCWKSNIEKTHLVALEKDGTSFISMEQIGDLLHLSPEIKLVQGGTSTATVEINNQLISFTEGNKTVMINNTECQLNEAPFCLSNCNCNFWLPFKDWVNLTGGEVICIDSMPSSILLNLSGTSLVGKNL is encoded by the coding sequence ATGAAAAGATGTGGCCTAATTATTTTAATGTGCCTTTCATTGCTGTTTATTTCAATAGGTATGGCATCCGCCGCGCCAAAAAACCAAGCTGTTTTTGTGGCTAACAGTCAGGGTTATATGTTAAACGGGTCTGTTTTTCAGATGGATGCGGCGCCGTTTACTGTGCAGGATAGAGTTTTAGTACCTTTGCGTTACCTTGCATATGCCTTGGAGTTGGACGAAAAAAACGTTATTTGGGATCCTTACGGTAAAAGTGTTGAACTGCGCACAGCTGACAAAAAGATTAAACTTGTTGTGAATAGCTATACTCTTCTTGTCAATGAAAAAAGCTATAAGATGGATGTCGCCCCGGTCCTTAAAGACAACCAGGTCTTTCTCCCCGCCAAGTGGGTGGCGGAAGAATTAGGCTATTCGATTGGCTGGGACGAAAGAATGCAAGCATTGCTGATTGGCGCGCCGGAGAATTTACCTGATCCAAAATCAATCCCGTTAAAGATCATTCCTTTAAATATTAGACCCTGCGAGCTTTCTGAATCTGATTTATGCTTAAACCAAAAGATATCTTTCAGTTCGATATTGTTTTATGGTGAGTATGCAAATGTCTATAATGCCGGTGTGGCGGCAAATTATGTCAACGGTTATGTGTTGAATCCTGAACAAGAATTTTCATTTAACGAAGTTGTCGGAGAAAGGACAACACAAAAAGGTTTTATCACCGGTTACGATATTCTAGATAATTTAACAGTTGGCGGCGGTGTTTGCCGTACTTCCACAGTTCTTTACCAGGTGGCAACAGATGCCGGCCTTACGATACTTGAAAGACACCCGCACTACCTTCCCGTGCACTACACTCCTTTGGGTACCGACGCCAGCGTGAGTTATGGCACGATGGATTTAAGGTTTGTCAATAATCTTCCAAATCCAATAATCATATATTCCGGTTTAAACGAAGAGGAGAATGGCCGCCGGCTTTGGGCCGAACTTTGTGAAAGAAAAATATTGAAAAAGATCGACGTGGCAGTATTAATCAAAGAACCAGGCTCATGTTGGAAGAGTAATATTGAAAAAACACATTTGGTTGCATTAGAAAAAGATGGTACTTCTTTTATTTCAATGGAACAAATAGGTGATTTGCTACACCTCTCCCCTGAAATAAAGTTGGTGCAGGGGGGAACAAGCACTGCCACAGTTGAGATAAATAATCAGTTAATTAGTTTTACAGAAGGGAATAAAACGGTTATGATAAATAATACCGAATGCCAATTAAATGAGGCTCCCTTTTGTTTGTCGAACTGCAACTGTAATTTCTGGCTGCCATTTAAGGACTGGGTAAACCTTACCGGTGGGGAAGTCATATGTATAGACAGCATGCCTTCTTCTATTTTGTTGAATCTAAGCGGTACCAGCTTAGTTGGAAAAAATCTGTGA
- a CDS encoding thiazole synthase: MEDVLRIGGQELTSRLFLGTGKFSPNSLIPEAVRSSGAQVITVALRRVDQGSEEENIASFVPGDCIMMPNTSGARNAGEAVRIARLARAAGYGNWVKIEVITDNRYLLPDNFETIKATEILAAEGFVVLPYMSPDLVAAKKLVEAGAAAVMPLGAPIGSNRGLKTRELVRILIEEIQLPVIVDAGIGRPSEASEAMEMGAAAVLVNTAVATAGDPVAMARAFGLAVEAGRTAYLAGLGATRQYASASSPLTGFLSD; encoded by the coding sequence GTGGAAGACGTTTTAAGGATCGGAGGACAGGAATTAACCAGCCGGTTATTTCTAGGAACCGGCAAGTTTTCTCCAAATAGCTTGATCCCCGAGGCCGTACGTTCATCAGGCGCGCAAGTGATCACCGTGGCGCTCAGGCGGGTCGATCAAGGTAGTGAAGAGGAAAACATCGCCTCGTTTGTTCCCGGCGACTGTATCATGATGCCTAACACATCCGGAGCGAGAAATGCCGGAGAAGCGGTGCGTATCGCCAGGCTGGCCCGGGCGGCGGGGTACGGCAACTGGGTAAAGATTGAAGTGATCACTGACAACAGGTATTTGCTGCCGGACAACTTCGAAACGATAAAGGCGACAGAAATCCTGGCAGCCGAAGGGTTTGTGGTTCTTCCATACATGAGCCCGGATCTGGTTGCGGCAAAGAAATTGGTTGAAGCCGGCGCGGCGGCGGTCATGCCTCTGGGCGCTCCCATCGGCAGCAATCGCGGTTTAAAAACAAGAGAACTGGTGCGGATCCTAATTGAAGAGATACAGTTGCCCGTTATTGTTGACGCGGGGATTGGCCGCCCGTCGGAAGCGTCGGAAGCTATGGAGATGGGGGCGGCTGCGGTGCTGGTTAACACGGCTGTTGCCACGGCAGGCGACCCGGTGGCAATGGCCCGCGCTTTTGGCCTGGCTGTTGAAGCTGGGCGTACGGCATACCTGGCCGGGCTTGGCGCAACGCGGCAGTACGCCAGTGCTTCTTCGCCCCTTACCGGCTTTTTGAGTGATTAA
- the thiE gene encoding thiamine phosphate synthase codes for MIVKRGLDNLLEADIYGITAEEYSLGRSNIQVAGLMIESGIKVIQYREKEKTMRQKYEECLAIRKMTEDAGVTFIVNDHVDLAMMVGADGVHLGQDDLPPDKVHELTGGRIIIGLSTHSPAQAEAAVNSRVDYIGVGPIYATRTKKDVCAPVGLAYLDYVVKNVKLPFVAIGGIKEHNAAEVNHRGAKCIAMVTEIVGAENISEKVRALRAVLKQKEV; via the coding sequence ATGATTGTCAAGCGCGGCTTGGACAACCTTTTGGAAGCGGATATTTACGGGATAACGGCTGAGGAATATTCCCTGGGCAGGAGCAATATCCAGGTAGCCGGCTTGATGATTGAGTCCGGGATTAAAGTAATCCAGTACCGGGAGAAAGAAAAGACCATGCGTCAGAAATACGAGGAGTGCCTGGCTATCAGAAAGATGACTGAAGATGCCGGGGTAACCTTTATTGTAAACGATCATGTTGATCTGGCCATGATGGTGGGTGCGGACGGCGTGCATTTGGGGCAAGATGATTTACCTCCTGATAAAGTTCATGAACTGACTGGCGGGAGAATAATCATCGGACTGTCCACCCATTCGCCGGCCCAGGCCGAGGCCGCGGTAAATTCACGGGTTGACTATATCGGTGTGGGCCCGATTTACGCCACCAGAACTAAAAAGGATGTCTGTGCGCCGGTAGGCTTGGCATACCTGGATTACGTGGTAAAGAACGTCAAGCTGCCTTTTGTAGCCATCGGCGGGATAAAGGAGCATAACGCGGCTGAAGTGAACCACCGGGGCGCTAAATGTATCGCTATGGTTACAGAGATCGTGGGAGCTGAAAATATATCCGAAAAAGTACGCGCTCTCAGGGCAGTCCTCAAACAGAAGGAGGTTTAA
- the thiS gene encoding sulfur carrier protein ThiS, producing the protein MKIILNGKEDILPEGITVAGLISLKKINPDTIIVEYNYELVKSELWPDIFLKENDRLEILRLVGGG; encoded by the coding sequence GTGAAGATAATTTTGAACGGGAAAGAAGATATTTTACCTGAGGGTATTACCGTGGCAGGATTGATTTCTCTTAAAAAAATTAACCCGGACACCATTATTGTGGAATACAATTATGAATTGGTGAAAAGTGAATTATGGCCGGATATCTTTTTAAAAGAAAATGACCGGTTGGAAATTTTGAGATTAGTGGGGGGAGGTTGA
- a CDS encoding spore maturation protein: protein MLDIISELSRWAIPVVLLVVPLVAALRRVKVYETFVDGAEAGFTTAIKTIPYLVAMLVAIGIFRASGAMEVLVKTLSPVLNIVGLPTEVLPHAIMRPLSGGAALGIASDIIKTYGPDSFLGRLVSTMQGSCDTTFYVLTLYFGSVGVRKYRYSVILGLISDLTTLVASVFIVRTFF, encoded by the coding sequence ATGTTGGATATTATTTCCGAGTTGTCCCGCTGGGCCATACCCGTGGTCTTGCTGGTAGTGCCCCTGGTTGCCGCCTTGCGCCGGGTTAAAGTGTACGAAACTTTCGTGGACGGAGCGGAAGCAGGTTTTACCACAGCGATCAAAACAATTCCCTATCTCGTGGCAATGCTTGTGGCGATAGGCATTTTTCGCGCGTCGGGAGCGATGGAGGTGCTGGTTAAGACGCTGTCCCCCGTGCTTAACATTGTCGGTTTGCCGACTGAGGTTCTGCCACATGCCATAATGCGCCCTCTTTCGGGTGGAGCGGCGCTTGGTATCGCATCGGATATTATTAAGACATACGGTCCCGACAGTTTCCTGGGAAGACTGGTATCTACCATGCAGGGCAGCTGTGACACAACTTTTTATGTGCTAACACTATATTTCGGATCAGTCGGTGTGAGAAAGTACCGGTATTCGGTTATTCTGGGCTTGATTTCCGACCTGACTACACTAGTTGCTTCAGTGTTTATCGTGCGTACATTTTTTTAA